The sequence GTCGCGGAACATGCCGATGTTGTCGCGCAGGGTGCAGAGCTCGGAGGTGCAGGTGCTCGAGAACGCGAGGGGGAAGAAGACGAGAGCGACCGGCTTGACGCCCCGGTAGTCGGCGAGGCGGACGTGCTCCCCGAACTGGTTCGGGAGCTCGAAGTCGGGAGCCTGGATGTCGTTCTCCAGAGCCATCTCTGCACGGTCCTTCCCCGTCTCCCGATCGGGGCGACGAGTGTCGTCTGGGGCGACCCGGTCCGGCCGCGGCACGATCGGCAATGTTACGCCTGGGCACGCCGAATGCAAGCGCATGGATCGGGGTCCGCTGAGAAGGGCTGTCGGTCGGTGTCACTAGAGTGGAGGGCGTCGGGCTCGACCCGTCCCCACCCCCGGACGAAGACGTGCTCGACATGACTGTGTCCCCAGACGCTGCGTCCATTCACGGCGCGGAACGTCTTCTTACGAAACGAACGAGGTCAAGGGTGTCGGTACACGATCAGGATCCGTATTCGGTCGACGATTTCGATCGGGATCCCGAAGAGACGGCCGAGTGGAAGGAGTCGCTCGACGGCCTGGTCGCGACTCACGGTCACGAGCGTGCTCGCGAGATCATGCTCGGTCTGCTCTCGCGCTCGCGTGAGCTCCACGTCAACGTCCCGATGGTCCCGACGACGGACTACATCAACACGATCGCCCCCGAGAACGAGCCCGCGTTCCCCGGCGACGAGGACATGGAGCGCCGATACCGCAAGTGGATCCGCTGGAACGCGGCCATCACGGTTCACCGCGCCCAGCGGCCCGGCATCTCGGTCGGCGGCCACATCTCCACCTACGCCTCGTCCGCCGCTCTCTACGAGGTCGGCTACAACCACTTCTTCCGCGGGCAGAACGCCCCGGGCGGCGGCGACCAGATCTTCTTCCAGGGCCACGCCTCCCCCGGCATGTACGCCCGGTCGTACCTCGAGGGCCGTCTCGACGAGCACGCGCTCGACGGATTCCGCCAAGAGAAGTCGCACGGCGCCGACGGCCTCTCGTCGTATCCGCACCCGCGACTCATGCCCGAGTACTGGCAGTTCCCCACAGTCTCGATGGGTCTCGGGCCGATCAACGCGATCTACCAGGCGCAGCTGGCGAAGTACCTCACCAACCGCGGTATCAAAGACGCGTCCGACCAGCAGGTCTGGGCGTTCCTCGGCGACGGGGAGCTCGACGAGGTCGAGAGCCGCGGCCAGCTCCAGGTGGCGGCCAACGACGGCCTCGACAACCTGAACTTCGTCATCAACTGCAACCTGCAGCGCCTCGACGGCCCGGTCCGCGGCAACGGCAAGATCATCCAGGAGCTCGAGAGCTTCTTCCGCGGCGCCGGCTGGAACGTCATCAAGGTCGTCTGGGGCCGCGAATGGGACGACCTGCTCGCCCGCGACACCGAGGGCGCGCTGCTGAACCTCATGAACACCACGCCGGACGGCGACTTCCAGACGTACAAGGCCGAGTCGGGTGCGTACGTCCGCGAGAACTTCTTCGGGCGCGACCCGCGGGCTCTCGAGCTCGTCAGCGGCTACAGCGACGAGGACGTCTGGAACCTCAAGCGCGGCGGCCACGACTACCGCAAGGTCTACGCGGCCTACAAGGCGGCCAGCGAGCACAAGGGCCAGCCCACGGTGATCCTGGCGAAGACGGTCAAGGGCTACGGCCTCGGCCCGACCTTCGAGGGCCGCAACGCGACCCACCAGATGAAGAAGCTCACGCTCGACAACCTCAAGAAGTTCCGCGACGAGATGAGCATCCCCATCACCGACGCGACGCTCGAAGAGAACCCGTACCTGCCGCCGTACTACCACCCCGGTCAGGACGACGAGGCGATCGAGTACCTCCAGGAGCGCCGCCGCGAGCTCGGCGGATTCATCCCCGAGCGCCGCACGAAGCACACAGCCCTCTCGCTGCCCGACGACTCGGCCTACGCCATCGCCAAGAAGGGCTCCGGCAAGCAGGAGGCGGCCACCACCATGGCCTTCGCCCGCCTGCTGAAAGACCTCCTCCGCGCACCCGACTTCGGTCACCGCATCGTCCCGATCATCCCCGACGAGGCGCGCACGTTCGGGATGGACAGCTACTTCCCGACGTCGAAGATCTACAACCCCAACGGCCAGCACTACACCTCCGTCGACCGCGAGCAGCTGCTGGCGTACAAGGAGTCGCCGCAGGGCCAGA is a genomic window of Frondihabitans peucedani containing:
- the aceE gene encoding pyruvate dehydrogenase (acetyl-transferring), homodimeric type yields the protein MSVHDQDPYSVDDFDRDPEETAEWKESLDGLVATHGHERAREIMLGLLSRSRELHVNVPMVPTTDYINTIAPENEPAFPGDEDMERRYRKWIRWNAAITVHRAQRPGISVGGHISTYASSAALYEVGYNHFFRGQNAPGGGDQIFFQGHASPGMYARSYLEGRLDEHALDGFRQEKSHGADGLSSYPHPRLMPEYWQFPTVSMGLGPINAIYQAQLAKYLTNRGIKDASDQQVWAFLGDGELDEVESRGQLQVAANDGLDNLNFVINCNLQRLDGPVRGNGKIIQELESFFRGAGWNVIKVVWGREWDDLLARDTEGALLNLMNTTPDGDFQTYKAESGAYVRENFFGRDPRALELVSGYSDEDVWNLKRGGHDYRKVYAAYKAASEHKGQPTVILAKTVKGYGLGPTFEGRNATHQMKKLTLDNLKKFRDEMSIPITDATLEENPYLPPYYHPGQDDEAIEYLQERRRELGGFIPERRTKHTALSLPDDSAYAIAKKGSGKQEAATTMAFARLLKDLLRAPDFGHRIVPIIPDEARTFGMDSYFPTSKIYNPNGQHYTSVDREQLLAYKESPQGQIIHVGINEAGAFAAFTATGTSYSTQGEPLIPVYVFYSMFGFQRTGDAMWAAGDQMARGFVIGATAGRTTLTGEGLQHADGHSPLLASTNPAVVSYDPAYGYEIGHIVRAGLTRMYGTDDEGNAVHPDPNVMYYLTVYNEPMQQPAEPEGLDVDGVVRGIYKLKAAENLGPRAQLLASGVGVPWALEAQQLLADDWNVAADVWSVTSWTELRRDGLDADAHNYLNPDAEPRVPYVTQKLEGAEGPVVAVSDFMHAVQDQIRQFVPGDYNTLGADGFGFSDTRPAARRFFKIDGPSMVVRTLQALAKRGEVDRSVVQQAIDRYQLHDVTAGTSGSAGGES